One part of the Sorangiineae bacterium MSr11954 genome encodes these proteins:
- a CDS encoding NAD-dependent epimerase/dehydratase family protein, translating to MNIFLAGATGYIGGTVAERLRRAGHRVRGLARTEERASALRARGIEPVLGSLSDLAALTEAAREADAVISAADADHRASVDALLRGVEGSGKRFLHTSGSSIVSTDAKGELVADVFDEDTDYEPIADKADRVATDRAVQRAANQGVHSIVICPTMVYGDGLGLKVESIQIPNIEREARASGAAHWIGRGANVWSNVHVEDLADLYLLALEKAPGGAFYYAENGEADLKTVVTAVGRRLGLPAASLSIEEAARFWGFADAHLHLASNSRVRAKRARAELGWKPHHPSIVAWLENTSPPR from the coding sequence ATGAACATCTTTTTGGCGGGTGCGACGGGGTACATCGGCGGGACGGTCGCGGAGCGGCTTCGGCGGGCGGGGCATCGGGTGCGCGGGCTCGCGCGCACGGAGGAGCGCGCGTCGGCGCTGCGCGCGCGGGGCATCGAGCCCGTGCTCGGGAGCCTCTCGGACTTGGCCGCCCTCACGGAGGCGGCGCGCGAGGCGGACGCCGTGATCAGCGCGGCCGACGCCGACCATCGGGCTTCGGTCGACGCGCTCTTGCGCGGGGTGGAAGGCTCGGGGAAGCGGTTCCTTCACACCAGCGGCTCGAGCATCGTCTCCACGGACGCCAAGGGCGAGCTCGTGGCCGACGTCTTCGACGAGGACACGGACTACGAGCCCATCGCGGACAAGGCCGATCGCGTCGCCACCGATCGCGCCGTGCAGCGCGCGGCGAACCAGGGGGTCCACTCCATCGTGATCTGCCCGACCATGGTGTACGGCGACGGCCTGGGGCTGAAGGTGGAGAGCATCCAGATCCCGAACATCGAGCGCGAGGCGCGCGCGAGCGGCGCGGCGCACTGGATTGGGCGGGGTGCGAACGTCTGGTCCAACGTCCACGTAGAGGACCTGGCCGATCTGTACCTGCTCGCGCTGGAGAAGGCGCCCGGGGGTGCGTTCTACTATGCCGAAAACGGCGAAGCGGACCTGAAGACCGTGGTCACCGCCGTCGGGCGGCGGCTTGGGCTGCCGGCGGCCAGCCTTTCGATCGAGGAGGCCGCGCGCTTCTGGGGCTTCGCCGATGCGCACCTTCACCTTGCGTCCAACAGCCGCGTGCGCGCCAAGCGAGCCCGCGCCGAGCTCGGGTGGAAACCGCACCATCCGTCCATCGTCGCCTGGCTCGAAAATACGTCCCCGCCGCGGTGA
- a CDS encoding LysR family transcriptional regulator, with translation MTILQEPLTGLAAFVHAVETGSFSAAGRLLGASPSAVSKVVAKLESRLGVRLLQRTTRALHPTAEGLWLYERGQRIVTELAETEVALREAHGPRGLLRITAPVDLGRHWLTKQLPKFFAQYPEITCELSLTDRFVDLVDDRFDVALRMGEAADGPLIRRKLGPTRTSICAAPRYLRRRGTPRHPKDLAAHDCLPYARDGKRQTWTVGNVTVSVTGPFAADNCDALLAMALSGAGVVLLPRIVAAPDVGAGRLRALFPKYPSYGPNVYAVYPEQRHLSPRVRAFVDFLATEYPRSLDVL, from the coding sequence ATGACCATCCTTCAAGAGCCGCTCACCGGCCTCGCCGCCTTCGTCCACGCGGTGGAGACCGGGAGCTTCAGCGCGGCCGGGCGCCTGCTCGGCGCGTCGCCCTCGGCCGTGAGCAAGGTGGTGGCCAAGCTCGAGAGCCGCCTGGGCGTGCGCCTCCTGCAGCGCACCACGCGCGCGCTCCACCCCACGGCCGAGGGCTTGTGGCTCTACGAGCGCGGCCAGCGCATCGTGACGGAGCTCGCCGAGACCGAGGTGGCGCTGCGCGAGGCACACGGCCCGCGCGGGCTGCTCCGCATCACGGCCCCCGTCGATCTGGGCCGCCACTGGCTCACCAAGCAGCTGCCGAAGTTCTTCGCGCAGTACCCCGAGATCACCTGCGAGCTCAGTCTCACGGATCGCTTCGTCGATCTGGTGGACGATCGCTTCGACGTGGCGCTTCGCATGGGCGAGGCGGCCGACGGCCCGCTCATCCGGCGCAAGCTCGGTCCCACCCGAACCTCGATCTGCGCGGCCCCGCGCTACTTGCGAAGGCGCGGCACCCCGCGGCACCCCAAGGATCTCGCGGCGCACGACTGCCTGCCGTACGCGCGCGACGGCAAACGCCAGACGTGGACCGTCGGCAATGTCACCGTGTCGGTCACCGGCCCCTTCGCGGCCGACAACTGCGACGCGCTCCTGGCCATGGCGCTCTCCGGCGCAGGCGTCGTGCTTCTGCCGCGCATCGTAGCCGCGCCCGACGTGGGCGCGGGTCGGCTGCGCGCGCTCTTTCCCAAGTACCCCTCGTACGGGCCCAACGTGTATGCCGTTTATCCGGAGCAGCGGCATCTCTCGCCGCGCGTGCGCGCCTTCGTGGACTTTTTGGCCACCGAGTATCCGCGGTCGCTCGATGTCCTCTGA
- a CDS encoding Rpn family recombination-promoting nuclease/putative transposase, protein MSAVMRPLFADPRTDYAFKAIFGTEEHKPLLVALLNDLLELDEAHRVVQVELLSAEQRPKVSELKHSIVDVKCRDARGTTYVVEMQVLNVEGFEKRVVYNVAKAYTSQLGIGEHYPTLNDVIGVTICDFNLWPEAEVPLLSRWRMQEQHTRRVGLPELQFVFLELPKLDRTREPQTVIEKWAYFFREASKLKSVPPVLAQKPHLDALDAARTARFSEEEWEAYIRAGMAIQDERGALSLARREGREEGHKEGHKEGHTEGQLIQARTTLRRVLRARGLAISAEDEARIDACSDLATLDQWLDRSLTADTVAAALTSA, encoded by the coding sequence ATGAGCGCCGTCATGCGGCCGCTCTTTGCCGATCCTCGAACCGACTACGCATTCAAGGCGATCTTCGGTACGGAAGAGCACAAGCCGTTGCTCGTCGCGCTGCTGAACGATCTCTTGGAGCTCGACGAGGCGCATCGGGTGGTGCAGGTGGAGTTGCTGTCGGCAGAACAGCGTCCGAAGGTAAGTGAGCTCAAACACTCCATCGTCGACGTGAAGTGCCGCGATGCACGCGGCACCACGTACGTGGTCGAGATGCAGGTGCTCAATGTGGAGGGCTTCGAGAAGCGCGTCGTCTACAACGTGGCCAAGGCCTACACGAGCCAGCTGGGGATCGGGGAGCATTACCCGACGCTGAACGACGTCATCGGCGTGACCATCTGCGATTTCAACCTCTGGCCGGAGGCGGAGGTGCCGCTCTTGAGCCGCTGGCGCATGCAGGAGCAGCACACGCGGCGGGTCGGCTTGCCCGAGCTCCAGTTCGTCTTTTTGGAGCTGCCAAAGCTCGACCGAACGCGCGAGCCGCAAACGGTGATTGAAAAGTGGGCCTACTTCTTCCGCGAGGCCTCGAAGCTGAAATCCGTTCCGCCCGTGCTCGCGCAAAAACCCCACCTCGACGCGCTGGATGCTGCCCGCACCGCCCGATTCTCCGAGGAAGAGTGGGAGGCGTACATCCGCGCGGGCATGGCCATTCAAGACGAGCGCGGCGCGCTCTCGCTCGCCCGGCGGGAGGGGCGCGAAGAGGGCCACAAAGAGGGGCACAAGGAAGGGCACACGGAGGGCCAGCTTATCCAAGCTCGCACCACACTGCGCCGCGTGCTGCGCGCACGCGGGCTCGCCATCTCCGCCGAGGACGAGGCCCGCATCGATGCGTGCTCCGACCTCGCCACCCTCGACCAATGGCTCGATCGCAGCCTCACCGCCGACACGGTCGCGGCCGCCCTCACATCGGCATAG
- a CDS encoding RNA polymerase factor sigma-32 — MMKSSLDPNSSVSRYIARVQRAPALSREDEWALAVRVRDLGDPEAVGALVEANLRHVVAIALTYRRYGLRLADLISEGNVGLMTALRKFDPDRGTRFVTYAAHWIRAYILDYVIRAWSIVGVGAGPLRSKVFFRLRREKAKISALTSDSDEVAEQLASRFGTTKEKISQLAQRVEARDLSLDTKAHDDTTASIVDALPSPLPSQEERFLRYERTHEIEHRVREALDELDPRERYIVTVRVMADDPDELSLAEIGRRLGVSRERARQIESRAKMKLRRRLGQELEMKGAMVAEAETPVATTGKAA; from the coding sequence ATGATGAAGAGTTCCCTCGATCCGAATTCGAGCGTCTCGCGGTACATCGCGCGCGTGCAGCGAGCACCCGCTTTATCGCGCGAAGACGAGTGGGCACTCGCCGTGCGGGTGCGCGACCTCGGCGATCCCGAGGCCGTGGGGGCGCTGGTGGAGGCGAATTTGCGGCACGTGGTCGCGATTGCTCTGACCTACCGCCGCTACGGACTGCGCCTTGCCGATCTGATCTCCGAGGGAAATGTGGGCCTGATGACCGCCCTTCGGAAATTCGATCCCGACCGCGGAACGCGTTTCGTGACCTACGCCGCGCACTGGATCCGCGCGTACATTCTCGACTACGTGATTCGCGCGTGGAGCATCGTGGGCGTTGGAGCCGGTCCGTTGCGCTCCAAGGTGTTCTTTCGACTCCGAAGGGAGAAAGCAAAAATCTCGGCGCTCACCTCCGACTCGGACGAAGTCGCCGAACAGCTCGCGAGCCGTTTTGGCACCACCAAGGAAAAGATCTCGCAGCTCGCGCAGCGGGTGGAGGCGCGCGATCTGTCGCTCGACACCAAGGCCCACGACGATACGACCGCATCGATTGTCGACGCGCTCCCCTCCCCGCTTCCCTCGCAGGAAGAGCGCTTTCTGCGCTACGAGCGCACGCACGAGATCGAGCACCGGGTGCGCGAAGCGCTCGACGAGCTCGATCCACGCGAGCGCTACATCGTCACCGTCCGCGTGATGGCCGACGATCCCGACGAGCTGAGCCTCGCCGAAATCGGACGCCGCCTGGGCGTGTCGCGCGAGCGGGCCCGCCAAATCGAGTCGCGTGCCAAGATGAAGTTGCGCCGGCGTCTCGGTCAGGAGCTGGAGATGAAGGGCGCGATGGTCGCCGAGGCGGAGACGCCTGTTGCGACGACCGGCAAAGCCGCTTAG
- the erpA gene encoding iron-sulfur cluster insertion protein ErpA — protein sequence MITITEKAATKVKEIASAEALEGQGLRLRVVGGGCAGFSYDLYFEDAVGEMDEEYESNGVKLYVDPLSHQYLEETEIDYVEGVHGSGFKFNNPNVKGTCGCGSSFSA from the coding sequence ATGATCACCATCACTGAGAAAGCCGCCACGAAGGTCAAAGAGATCGCCTCCGCCGAGGCCCTCGAGGGGCAAGGGTTGCGTTTGCGCGTCGTTGGCGGTGGTTGCGCCGGCTTCAGCTACGACCTTTATTTCGAGGACGCGGTTGGCGAGATGGACGAGGAATACGAGTCCAACGGCGTCAAGCTGTATGTCGACCCGCTCAGCCACCAGTACCTGGAGGAGACGGAGATCGACTACGTCGAGGGCGTGCACGGCTCCGGGTTCAAATTCAACAACCCGAATGTCAAAGGCACCTGCGGTTGCGGGTCGTCTTTTTCGGCTTGA